From Rhinopithecus roxellana isolate Shanxi Qingling chromosome 17, ASM756505v1, whole genome shotgun sequence, one genomic window encodes:
- the CCDC121 gene encoding coiled-coil domain-containing protein 121, whose protein sequence is MGSRGQDSHSKETRRMPLISSPQRAGSGATGGPAARVYSVAEGVKQFRAGPAGTGAGCSLQGCWAAPRPFEHRTNKLRELSALAYCSRELQAQVPDASVHSLAITRSELRSCRDLQDECLDSRFAEGPRRLLPPYHSLINNFVKPEKLTKVETILKKKIVAEMTDLNKHIKQAQIQREQLLDEYRELYQEKLLVQAENRFFLEYLTNKTEEYTKQPEKVWNSYLQKSGEIERRRQESASRYAEQISGLKTALLQKENIQSSLKRKLQAMRDIAILKEKQEKEIQTLQEEKKKVQAETAAKTREVQAQLLQEKRLLEKQLSEPDRKLLGKRKRSELNKKAQALKLAAKRSIFEYSCGLKRDNQQFKKELLQLIEQAQKLTATQSHLENRKQQLQQEQWYLESLIRGRQRLQGSHNQCLNRQDVPETTPSLPQGTKSRINPK, encoded by the exons ATGGGGTCCCGAGGGCAGGACTCACACAGCAAGGAAACGAGGCGCATGCCTCTCATTTCAAGCCCGCAGAGAGCGGGGAGCGGAGCCACTGGAGGACCGGCTGCTCGGGTTTATTCGGTAGCCGAGGGGGTTAAACAGTTTAGGGCTGGACCAGCCGGGACTGGAGCAGGGTGCAGCCTCCAGGGTTGCTGGGCAGCACCGAGACCCTTTGAGCACCGAACGAATAAACTACGGGAGCTTTCCGCACTTGCATATTGTTCCCGCGAGTTGCAGGCGCAGGTTCCTGATGCTAGCGTTCATTCCTTGGCAATCACCCGCAGTGAACTGCGCAGTTGCCGTGACCTTCAGGATGAATGCTTGGATTCCAG GTTTGCTGAGGGCCCCAGAAGGCTCCTTCCACCGTATCATAGtctaataaataattttgtcAAGCCAGAGAAGCTAACAAAGGTGGAGACAATCCTTAAAAAAAAGATAGTGGCGGAAATGACGGATCTGAACAAGCATATAAAACAAGCTCAAATCCAGCGGGAACAGCTACTGGATGAATACAGGGAGCTATACCAAGAAAAGTTACTTGTCCAGGCTGAAAACAGGTTCTTTCTGGAATACCTGACTAACAAAACTGAAGAGTACACAAAGCAACCTGAGAAGGTATGGAACAGCTATTTACAAAAAAGTGGAGAGATTGAACGAAGAAGACAAGAATCAGCCTCCAGATATGCAGAACAAATTTCAGGGCTTAAAACAGCGCTCttgcaaaaggaaaatatccaatCCAGTTTGAAGCGGAAGTTGCAGGCAATGAGGGACATTGCTATATTAAAggaaaagcaggagaaagaaatacagacattacaggaggagaaaaagaaagtccAAGCTGAGACAGCTGCAAAGACACGTGAAGTACAGGCACAGCTCCTCCAGGAGAAAAGATTACTGGAGAAACAACTGAGCGAGCCAGACAGGAAGCtactgggaaagagaaaaagaagcgAGCTTAATAAGAAAGCCCAGGCCTTGAAGTTGGCAGCAAAGCGGTCTATTTTTGAATACTCCTGTGGCCTCAAGAGAGACAACCAGCAGTTCAAGAAGGAATTACTGCAGCTAATTGAGCAAGCCCAGAAACTAACGGCTACTCAAAGCCACTTAGAAAATAggaagcagcagctgcagcaggaaCAGTGGTATCTGGAGTCCTTAATCCgggggaggcagagactgcaagGAAGTCATAATCAGTGCCTAAATAGACAGGATGTTCCAGAGACCACACCCAGTCTTCCCCAAGGCACCAAATCAAGGATTAATCCAAAGTAA